One segment of Solanum stenotomum isolate F172 chromosome 1, ASM1918654v1, whole genome shotgun sequence DNA contains the following:
- the LOC125872492 gene encoding CST complex subunit STN1 → MDALQLVNTHVKLLAFDFLTLKPIPHESTIFFRKGRRLSRAETVGMVVSRDFKPNRFIKFDIDDGTGCIPCILWLNHESSHRRCPSNVRLIAQMAADFASQIQLGVIGRVRGKISRYRGNLQITVSDVVIERDPNSQILHWLDCLRLARNCYDKVVVLPSTSHV, encoded by the coding sequence ATGGATGCTCTACAGCTTGTCAATACACACGTCAAGCTCTTGGCGTTCGATTTTCTTACTCTGAAACCAATCCCCCACGAATCCACCATTTTTTTTCGCAAGGGGAGACGCCTCTCGCGCGCAGAGACAGTAGGTATGGTCGTAAGCAGAGATTTCAAGCCCAACAGATTTATCAAGTTCGACATTGATGATGGCACTGGTTGCATACCTTGTATCCTATGGCTCAACCATGAGAGTTCGCATCGTCGTTGCCCATCAAATGTTCGACTAATTGCCCAGATGGCCGCTGATTTTGCTTCCCAAATCCAACTTGGGGTTATTGGTCGAGTTCGCGGGAAGATCAGTAGGTATAGAGGTAATCTTCAGATTACTGTTTCTGATGTTGTTATAGAGAGGGATCCCAACTCACAGATTTTGCATTGGCTTGATTGTTTAAGGTTGGCCCGAAATTGTTATGACAAAGTTGTAGTCCTTCCTTCAACATCACATGTGTAA